In Sphingobacterium sp. PCS056, the following proteins share a genomic window:
- the ilvN gene encoding acetolactate synthase small subunit: MEKQEYTITIYTENSIGMIGRISTIFSRRKINIESLNTSPSEVEGIHRFTILIAEAEEVVRKLCRQIEKQVEVLKAYYNTNDEVIWQEQALYKVPTDIITEKVYVERLLRQYGASAVVIRKDYTVFETAGHREEIDKLTEELTKYNLIEFVRGARIAIIKESAGFHAKLKEFERREPSEEVVENEYLEKGDNVFTM; encoded by the coding sequence ATGGAAAAACAAGAATATACAATTACGATATATACGGAAAATTCTATCGGTATGATCGGTAGAATATCAACCATATTCTCAAGAAGAAAAATCAATATCGAAAGCTTAAACACTTCACCTTCCGAAGTCGAAGGCATTCACCGCTTCACAATCTTAATCGCGGAAGCTGAGGAAGTAGTCCGCAAATTGTGTCGTCAAATTGAAAAACAGGTAGAAGTACTGAAAGCCTATTATAATACGAATGATGAAGTCATCTGGCAAGAACAGGCTTTATATAAAGTCCCAACAGATATCATTACCGAAAAAGTATATGTAGAAAGACTATTGCGTCAATATGGCGCATCTGCAGTTGTAATCCGCAAAGATTACACCGTATTTGAAACTGCTGGACATCGAGAGGAAATTGATAAACTAACAGAAGAGTTGACTAAGTATAACTTAATCGAATTTGTACGCGGTGCACGTATTGCTATCATTAAAGAAAGTGCAGGATTTCATGCTAAGCTAAAAGAATTTGAGCGAAGAGAGCCTTCTGAAGAAGTTGTTGAAAACGAATATCTTGAAAAAGGAGATAATGTGTTTACCATGTAA